CAGTGGTTTATGGAGATGCTAATATTAGAGTAACAAATACCGCTTCAGGCTCAAATTCTCAAGACTTCTATCAGGGCGATACTAAGCTAAGCACAACTGCTGTTGCTTATACGGAAACTAGTCCACTAATTAAATTAAAAGCAGGAAATACAATTATATCTTTCAAAAATACTGGTACTACAACCACAACCGCTTCATTAAATGTTGGCTTAGAAACAAATGGGACTTACACTGCATTTTATTATACTAATTTAGCAGGTACAGGTGTAATCACTGGCGCTGGAGATGATACTGTTGCACCTGCTTCGGGCAAGGTAAAAGTTAGGTTTGCTAACTTCGGTTCAGCATTAAATAATACCTTAAATTTAAGTGTTACAGGTGGCGCTAGTGTTTTAACAGGTTTAGGTTTTGGTAATTTAACAAGTGGATATGCTACATTAGATGCAGGTGCTGGTCTGGATTTTACTGTTCTAGGTTCTGGAATTACAGGAAATATCGCAGGAACAAATTTTCTTTCAGGTAAAATTTATACAGTTTGGTTTGATGCAGCAAATACTACAACAGCCAAATATCATATTATTCAACAGAATTAATTAGTGATAAATTATAAAGAGCATCCTAAATTTAGGATGCTTTTTTTATGCTCAAAAATGCCAAATTTTGCTATTTTTGGCTATAACAAATGGCAAATACTATTAACCCACTGAGAACTGTTAATGTTACTAGATATGTAACTCCTTTACGTGAAGGTGGTTCTATGCCCGCAATCGCAGAAGCTGATGATGGTTTTCTTTACGTATTAAAATTTCGTGGAGCAGGACAGGGTCATAAGGCATTAATTTCTGAAATAATTGGAGGAGAGATTTCTCGTATCTTAGGTTTGAAAGTTCCAGAACTGGTTCTTGCTAATTTAGATGAAGCCTTCGGTAGGACCGAGCCTGATGAGGAAATTCAAGATTTGCTAAAGGCAAGCGTAGGTTTAAATTTAGCCTTGCATTATCTTTCTGGAGCAATAACTTACGACCCAACCGTTACTAAGATAGAACCACTATTAGCGTCTCAAATCGTATGGTTAGATTGTTTACTAACCAATATGGACCGTACTCCTCGCAACACAAATATGTTGTTCTGGCATAAAGAATTATGGTTAATAGATCATGGTGCATCTTTGTATTTTCATCATTCATGGCAAAATTGGGAAGAACAAGCCAAACGACCTTTTATGTTAGTTAAAGACCATGTTCTTTTACCGCAAGCAGAATTTTTAAACGAAGTTGATGAAAGTTTTAAAACGATATTAACTCCGAGTTTAATACAAGAAGTTCTGAATTTAATACCAGATGAATGGTTAAATGAAGATATTTTCAAAACCAGCCAAGCGCAAAGAGAAGCTTACGCCTTATTTTTAAACACAAGAATTGCCAATTCAGCAATTTTTGTAAAAGAAGCACAAAATGCAAAAAAAGCAATTATTTGAATATGCTGTAATTCGCGTTGTGCCTAGGGTAGAGCGTGAAGAATTTCTCAATGTTGGGGTAATTTTATACTGTGCTGGTCAAAAATTTTTAAAATGCGCTTTTGAAGTAAATG
The sequence above is drawn from the Pedobacter frigiditerrae genome and encodes:
- a CDS encoding DUF4397 domain-containing protein, translated to MKTFYNKPALVLTVFCMISVLISSCKKNEDTYEPVVYGDANIRVTNTASGSNSQDFYQGDTKLSTTAVAYTETSPLIKLKAGNTIISFKNTGTTTTTASLNVGLETNGTYTAFYYTNLAGTGVITGAGDDTVAPASGKVKVRFANFGSALNNTLNLSVTGGASVLTGLGFGNLTSGYATLDAGAGLDFTVLGSGITGNIAGTNFLSGKIYTVWFDAANTTTAKYHIIQQN
- a CDS encoding HipA family kinase, translated to MANTINPLRTVNVTRYVTPLREGGSMPAIAEADDGFLYVLKFRGAGQGHKALISEIIGGEISRILGLKVPELVLANLDEAFGRTEPDEEIQDLLKASVGLNLALHYLSGAITYDPTVTKIEPLLASQIVWLDCLLTNMDRTPRNTNMLFWHKELWLIDHGASLYFHHSWQNWEEQAKRPFMLVKDHVLLPQAEFLNEVDESFKTILTPSLIQEVLNLIPDEWLNEDIFKTSQAQREAYALFLNTRIANSAIFVKEAQNAKKAII